Proteins encoded by one window of Kineococcus rhizosphaerae:
- a CDS encoding ABC transporter ATP-binding protein: MTDTLIRAEGLGLRAGGRTVYSDVDLDVPAGGTLVVRGRAGSGKTSLLLTLAGRMRPSAGTLTVLGQTLPQRAAAVRRRVALAEVRGVNELDDALTVEQHVAERLVLHQPWHRPWAGGRQVAEQLERVEQFLALTAEAGADVPALRPKEFVSDVDPLERMVLGVVLALIGKPDVLVVDDVDSLRRSEDRRRAWESLAALQETTPLTVVASCSDASDVRWHPGDHRILLDLPEL, from the coding sequence GTGACCGACACGCTCATCCGCGCCGAGGGGCTCGGGCTGCGCGCCGGCGGGCGCACCGTCTACTCCGACGTCGACCTCGACGTGCCCGCGGGCGGGACGCTCGTCGTGCGCGGACGCGCCGGATCGGGCAAGACGTCCCTGCTGCTCACCCTCGCCGGGCGCATGCGACCCAGCGCCGGGACGCTCACGGTCCTGGGGCAGACGCTGCCGCAGCGCGCAGCGGCGGTCCGGCGCCGGGTGGCGCTCGCCGAGGTGCGCGGCGTCAACGAGCTCGACGACGCCCTGACCGTCGAGCAGCACGTCGCCGAACGCCTCGTCCTGCACCAGCCCTGGCACCGCCCCTGGGCCGGCGGCCGGCAGGTCGCCGAGCAGCTCGAGCGCGTCGAGCAGTTCCTGGCCCTGACCGCCGAGGCCGGCGCCGACGTCCCCGCGCTGCGGCCCAAGGAGTTCGTCAGCGACGTCGACCCCCTCGAGCGCATGGTCCTCGGCGTGGTCCTCGCGCTCATCGGCAAGCCCGACGTGCTCGTCGTGGACGACGTCGACTCGTTGCGCCGCAGCGAGGACCGCCGCCGCGCCTGGGAGTCCCTGGCCGCCCTGCAGGAGACGACCCCGCTGACCGTGGTCGCGAGCTGCTCGGACGCCTCCGACGTCCGCTGGCACCCCGGCGACCACCGCATCCTCCTCGACCTCCCCGAACTGTGA
- a CDS encoding flavin reductase family protein produces MHSYEPRQGHRLAHDPLNAIVAPRPIGWVSTTGADGTPNLAPYSFFNLFNYRPPIVGFSSIGRKDSVTNAEASGEFVWNLASVALAERMNATSAAVGPEVDEFALAGLSAQPSTLVGPPRVGESLVAFECRVTGVQELTDTAGRGVDAWLVLGEVVLVHLDDSVLVDGVFDTLAADPLLRAGGPSDYFTLAPERRLRMDRPG; encoded by the coding sequence GTGCACTCCTACGAACCCCGCCAGGGCCACCGCCTCGCGCACGACCCGCTGAACGCGATCGTCGCGCCGCGGCCCATCGGGTGGGTCTCCACCACCGGGGCCGACGGGACGCCGAACCTGGCGCCCTACAGCTTCTTCAACCTCTTCAACTACCGCCCGCCGATCGTCGGGTTCTCCAGCATCGGCCGCAAGGACAGCGTCACCAACGCCGAGGCGAGCGGGGAGTTCGTCTGGAACCTGGCCTCGGTGGCGCTGGCCGAGCGGATGAACGCCACGTCGGCGGCCGTGGGGCCCGAGGTCGACGAGTTCGCCCTCGCCGGCCTGAGCGCGCAGCCCTCCACGCTCGTCGGGCCGCCGCGGGTCGGCGAGAGCCTCGTGGCCTTCGAGTGCCGGGTGACGGGCGTGCAGGAGCTCACCGACACCGCCGGGCGGGGCGTGGACGCCTGGCTCGTGCTGGGCGAGGTCGTCCTGGTGCACCTCGACGACAGCGTCCTCGTCGACGGCGTGTTCGACACGCTCGCCGCGGACCCGCTGCTGCGCGCCGGCGGCCCCTCGGACTACTTCACCCTCGCCCCCGAGCGCCGGCTGCGGATGGACCGTCCGGGCTGA
- a CDS encoding TetR/AcrR family transcriptional regulator: protein MTTSAPTRRRAETRARLLAAALEVLGDQGLARSSVESVCDKAGYTRGAFYSNFATMDEVVAALHAAQTTELVDRVTERLAGGLPGTDLDQVVAHVLEVLPVDRQWHAVRTEFTAQALRNPEAARALAAQRAQLRERLAPVLVEALHRLGRRPAVPADELVRALVTAHEGLTTARLLGEPPGVGRRLLTAALETFTEEVPT from the coding sequence GTGACCACGTCCGCGCCCACCCGGCGCCGCGCCGAGACCCGCGCCCGGCTCCTCGCCGCCGCCCTGGAGGTCCTCGGCGACCAGGGCCTGGCCCGCAGCAGCGTCGAGAGCGTCTGCGACAAGGCCGGCTACACCCGCGGCGCGTTCTACTCCAACTTCGCCACCATGGACGAGGTCGTCGCCGCCCTGCACGCGGCCCAGACCACCGAACTCGTCGACCGCGTCACCGAACGCCTCGCCGGCGGCCTGCCCGGCACCGACCTCGACCAGGTCGTCGCCCACGTCCTCGAGGTCCTGCCCGTCGACCGCCAGTGGCACGCCGTCCGCACCGAGTTCACCGCCCAGGCGCTGCGCAACCCCGAGGCCGCCCGCGCGCTCGCCGCCCAGCGGGCCCAGCTGCGCGAACGCCTGGCCCCCGTCCTCGTCGAGGCCCTGCACCGCCTGGGCCGGCGCCCCGCCGTCCCCGCCGACGAACTCGTCCGCGCCCTCGTCACCGCCCACGAGGGGCTCACCACCGCCCGGCTGCTCGGCGAACCCCCGGGCGTGGGCCGGCGCCTGCTGACCGCCGCCCTGGAAACCTTCACCGAGGAGGTCCCGACGTGA
- a CDS encoding bifunctional diguanylate cyclase/phosphodiesterase → MPPVLALPQPERAEAERVAALHSYGVLDAPADGELDDVVRAAALVAGVPHATLNLVDEHRQCQLTTVGFEGSDSARSDSMCALHFTDGVVVHVPDARLDERYRTNPWVDGRLGTVRLYASAPLLDPDGHALGSLCVFDTGPGELSAGQLEALEGLARVVVALFERRRQARVAEQLAARDAELRLVLDATSDAFLAVDTDQRITSWNAAAERVFGWPAQEAVGRTLAQTIVPSSSAAAHTTGFTRFTATGVRRLTGTVEVPAVHRDGHELTIELTLTPVETGGQRRVYAAARDVTDRRCLERERAALAGIVAGARDAIVAVDDAGRVTSWNAAAERLYGRPAADAVGAHVHGLALAGEPDQLDGWLARAVAGQVVDPVDTPGRHADGTDLDLSVAFSPVLDGSGAVVGASLTARDVADRRAAEAALRAAEERFSLAFDQAPTGVLLTTLTGEHAGRFADTNPAVCALLGYSREQLLGMTFADVTHPDDLAVSQDRVRALVSGAVPSVHFEKRYVRADGRVVWVALDAAVLRDPDGAARFSVTHVEDITGKRADRMRLAASEQRFRLAFDTAPVGMLIVGLDEQDPGRILQVNSTLCRFTGLDPAGLVGREVHDLVHPEERADSLVALAPFLLGEHDHGQFEQRYRHADGTTRWGLLSATVMTEGTPADGTAGGAPGTAAGPRLLCLIEDITARKAAEQALRHQALHDGLTGLPNRTLLHDRLEHALAAAGRSGTGVGVLFCDLDGFKAVNDSAGHGAGDDLLRQVAVRFGACLRPGDTLARLGGDEFAVVCPDVPDAQALEVVARRLLGALHAPVTVEAGTFTVGVSIGTHLARPGGGGDGLSEAEHALARADGAMYEAKRAGKNRVHLVDDSLGEDARSGRAARLLPQLATALSRDELVLHGQPVLDLATGHPVAVETLVRWQHPQRGLLSPAEFLDVAEESPLVLALGRRVLDESCRLAAAWGAALGPAAPAVHVNVSGRQLESGNLSEDVLAALGRHGLPAHRLVLELTETTMPRVTHSLRGDLQRLRDLGVRIAIDDLGTGYSSLSRLTELPVDVLKIDLAFVAGLGVDPSCDAVVRAVLGLGSALGLSVVAEGVETAGQADLLRRYGCDTVQGYLYSRPLPERTLLDTLAGAPWTAAGVSAPPAA, encoded by the coding sequence ATGCCCCCCGTCCTCGCCCTGCCGCAGCCGGAGCGCGCCGAGGCCGAGCGGGTCGCGGCGCTGCACTCCTACGGCGTGCTGGACGCCCCGGCCGACGGTGAGCTCGACGACGTGGTGCGCGCCGCGGCGCTGGTGGCGGGCGTCCCGCACGCCACGCTCAACCTCGTCGACGAGCACCGCCAGTGCCAGCTGACGACCGTGGGGTTCGAGGGTTCGGACTCCGCGCGCAGCGACTCGATGTGCGCGCTGCACTTCACCGACGGCGTGGTCGTCCACGTCCCCGACGCCCGCCTGGACGAGCGCTACCGCACGAACCCGTGGGTCGACGGCCGGCTCGGCACGGTCCGGCTGTACGCCTCGGCCCCGCTGCTGGACCCCGACGGTCACGCCCTGGGCAGCCTGTGCGTGTTCGACACCGGGCCCGGGGAGCTGTCCGCCGGGCAGCTGGAGGCCCTGGAGGGGCTCGCCCGGGTCGTCGTGGCCCTCTTCGAGCGCCGCCGCCAGGCCCGGGTGGCCGAGCAGCTCGCCGCCCGCGACGCCGAGCTGCGCCTCGTGCTGGACGCCACGAGCGACGCCTTCCTGGCCGTCGACACCGACCAGCGCATCACGTCCTGGAACGCCGCCGCCGAGCGGGTGTTCGGCTGGCCCGCGCAGGAGGCGGTCGGTCGCACCCTCGCGCAGACCATCGTGCCGTCGTCGTCCGCGGCCGCCCACACCACGGGCTTCACCCGGTTCACCGCCACCGGTGTCCGTCGCCTCACGGGCACGGTCGAGGTGCCGGCCGTGCACCGCGACGGGCACGAGCTGACCATCGAGCTGACCCTGACGCCCGTCGAGACCGGGGGGCAGCGACGGGTCTACGCGGCCGCGCGCGACGTCACCGACCGCCGGTGCCTGGAGCGCGAGCGCGCCGCGCTGGCCGGCATCGTCGCGGGCGCCCGCGACGCGATCGTCGCCGTGGACGACGCCGGGCGGGTCACGTCCTGGAACGCCGCGGCCGAGCGGCTGTACGGGCGCCCGGCCGCCGACGCGGTCGGGGCGCACGTGCACGGCCTGGCCCTGGCCGGGGAGCCGGACCAGCTCGACGGGTGGCTGGCGCGGGCGGTCGCCGGGCAGGTCGTGGACCCCGTCGACACGCCCGGCCGGCACGCCGACGGCACCGACCTGGACCTGTCGGTCGCGTTCTCCCCCGTGCTGGACGGGTCCGGCGCCGTGGTGGGCGCGTCCCTGACCGCGCGGGACGTCGCGGACCGCCGCGCGGCCGAGGCGGCGCTGCGCGCGGCCGAGGAGCGGTTCAGCCTCGCCTTCGACCAGGCCCCCACCGGGGTGCTGCTCACGACCCTCACCGGCGAGCACGCCGGCCGGTTCGCCGACACCAACCCGGCGGTGTGCGCGCTGCTCGGCTACTCGCGCGAGCAGCTGCTGGGCATGACGTTCGCCGACGTCACCCACCCCGACGACCTGGCCGTCTCCCAGGACCGGGTGCGGGCGCTGGTCAGCGGCGCGGTGCCCAGCGTGCACTTCGAGAAGCGGTACGTGCGCGCCGACGGGCGCGTCGTCTGGGTGGCGCTGGACGCCGCCGTCCTGCGCGACCCCGACGGAGCGGCCCGGTTCTCGGTGACGCACGTGGAGGACATCACCGGCAAGCGCGCGGACCGGATGCGGCTGGCGGCCTCCGAGCAGCGCTTCCGGCTCGCCTTCGACACCGCCCCGGTCGGGATGCTCATCGTCGGCCTGGACGAGCAGGACCCCGGCCGGATCCTGCAGGTGAACTCCACGCTGTGCCGGTTCACGGGCCTGGACCCGGCGGGACTCGTCGGGCGGGAGGTGCACGACCTGGTGCACCCCGAGGAGCGGGCCGACAGCCTGGTGGCGCTGGCCCCCTTCCTGCTGGGCGAGCACGACCACGGTCAGTTCGAGCAGCGGTACCGGCACGCCGACGGGACCACGCGGTGGGGGCTGCTGTCGGCCACCGTCATGACCGAGGGGACCCCGGCCGACGGCACGGCCGGGGGTGCGCCCGGCACAGCGGCCGGGCCCCGGCTGCTGTGCCTCATCGAGGACATCACCGCCCGCAAGGCCGCCGAGCAGGCCCTGCGCCACCAGGCGCTGCACGACGGGCTGACGGGCCTGCCGAACCGGACGCTGCTGCACGACCGGCTCGAGCACGCGCTGGCGGCGGCCGGTCGCAGCGGCACCGGGGTCGGCGTCCTCTTCTGCGACCTCGACGGGTTCAAGGCCGTCAACGACTCGGCCGGTCACGGCGCGGGCGACGACCTCCTGCGGCAGGTGGCCGTCCGCTTCGGCGCGTGCCTGCGCCCCGGGGACACCCTGGCCCGGCTCGGCGGCGACGAGTTCGCCGTGGTGTGCCCGGACGTGCCGGACGCCCAGGCGCTGGAGGTGGTCGCCCGGCGTCTGCTGGGCGCCCTGCACGCCCCGGTGACGGTGGAGGCGGGGACCTTCACCGTGGGGGTCAGCATCGGCACGCACCTGGCCCGGCCCGGTGGCGGCGGGGACGGGCTCAGCGAGGCCGAGCACGCCCTGGCCCGGGCCGACGGCGCCATGTACGAGGCCAAGCGGGCCGGCAAGAACCGGGTGCACCTGGTCGACGACAGCCTCGGCGAGGACGCGCGCAGCGGCCGGGCCGCGCGGCTGCTGCCGCAGCTGGCCACGGCGCTGAGCCGGGACGAGCTGGTCCTGCACGGGCAGCCCGTGCTGGACCTGGCGACCGGGCACCCCGTGGCGGTGGAGACGCTCGTGCGCTGGCAGCACCCCCAGCGCGGTCTGCTGTCCCCCGCCGAGTTCCTCGACGTCGCCGAGGAGAGCCCGCTCGTGCTGGCCCTGGGGCGGCGCGTCCTGGACGAGTCCTGCCGGCTGGCGGCCGCGTGGGGCGCCGCGCTCGGGCCGGCGGCCCCGGCCGTGCACGTCAACGTCTCCGGCCGGCAGCTGGAGTCGGGCAACCTCAGCGAGGACGTCCTGGCGGCGCTGGGACGGCACGGGCTGCCCGCCCACCGGCTGGTCCTGGAGCTGACCGAGACGACGATGCCGCGCGTCACGCACTCGCTGCGCGGCGACCTGCAGCGGTTGCGGGACCTCGGGGTGCGCATCGCCATCGACGACCTCGGGACGGGGTACTCCAGCCTGTCCCGGCTGACCGAGCTGCCCGTGGACGTCCTGAAGATCGACCTCGCCTTCGTCGCGGGGCTCGGCGTGGACCCCAGCTGCGACGCGGTGGTGCGGGCCGTCCTCGGCCTCGGCTCGGCGCTCGGGCTGTCGGTGGTCGCCGAGGGCGTCGAGACGGCCGGGCAGGCGGACCTGCTGCGCCGCTACGGCTGCGACACGGTGCAGGGCTACCTGTACAGCCGGCCGTTGCCGGAGCGGACGCTGCTCGACACCCTCGCGGGGGCGCCGTGGACGGCTGCGGGCGTCAGCGCCCCGCCGGCGGCGTGA
- a CDS encoding CAP domain-containing protein: MTTHPRRTPRRVALALAAAATTLGSLALAPSASAEEVVPAAPDPAALRVLDLTNAARAQAGCAPLLLDPALGDAALRHTQDMAVHGVMSHTGTDGSTPRTRLAAEGLSPWITAENVAYGYDADGVVGAWLASPGHRRNILDCRLVAVGIAEQAGAIGPYWTQVFAG, encoded by the coding sequence ATGACGACGCACCCCCGGCGCACCCCTCGGCGGGTCGCGCTGGCCCTCGCCGCCGCCGCGACGACCCTCGGCTCGCTGGCCCTGGCCCCCTCCGCCTCCGCGGAGGAGGTCGTCCCCGCGGCTCCCGACCCGGCCGCCCTGCGGGTCCTGGACCTCACCAACGCCGCCCGCGCCCAGGCCGGCTGCGCCCCGCTGCTGCTCGACCCCGCCCTCGGTGACGCCGCCCTGCGCCACACGCAGGACATGGCCGTCCACGGCGTGATGAGCCACACCGGCACCGACGGCAGCACCCCGCGCACCCGGCTCGCCGCCGAGGGCCTGAGCCCGTGGATCACCGCCGAGAACGTCGCCTACGGCTACGACGCGGACGGGGTCGTCGGGGCCTGGCTCGCCAGCCCCGGGCACCGCCGCAACATCCTCGACTGCCGGCTCGTCGCCGTCGGCATCGCCGAGCAGGCCGGCGCGATCGGCCCGTACTGGACCCAGGTCTTCGCCGGGTAG
- a CDS encoding VanW family protein — MTNTDRPAQQDTARPAGARPRRPWARRPATWIGLGAVVVAGGYCAAALALGGQAPRGTTVLGQDVGGQDRAALGRTLGQRAQELQAQPVALALSGAGAATTAEVVPDRAGLAVDVERTADRLAGPAWTPAQLWRHVAGGSAVAPVVDVDTDAVRAALQPVADSVAVAPVEGAVTFDVRADGTVEPAVTDPVVGRALDLDAAAGKVADGWLAGGAVPLTVTAVQPAVDAAGIRAAVDAIARPAVAGDLVVAGGGRQATLAPAAFAPALAVRPVDGKAALVADGERLQAAVTAADPQFETPPQDARIEIVGDRPQVVPAVAGRAAPPADLAAAVTAALTGTSPTRRAEVALTQSQPALSTEELQSLGIVERISTFSTKLTADAKRTENIRIAARYVDGTILKPGEEFSLNDTVGERTPERGFNKAPVISGGKLVDDYGGGVSQLSTTLFNNVFFAGLDEIEHKPHSLYISRYPEGREATLDWRSIDNRFKNDSGHGVYIQAGVVGNQVVVSMYGTKFMDVESITSPRRNVKTGRTVYDTSARCTPNSTPHTGFTVDVTRVMTPVAGGPEQRETWTTVYNSDNRVVCGPDPSAPKPSATASAAPSAPAGTPAQ, encoded by the coding sequence GTGACGAACACGGACCGTCCGGCGCAGCAGGACACGGCACGGCCCGCCGGGGCACGGCCGCGGCGGCCGTGGGCTCGGCGGCCGGCGACCTGGATCGGGCTCGGCGCCGTCGTGGTCGCCGGCGGGTACTGCGCCGCGGCGCTCGCCCTCGGCGGCCAGGCCCCCCGGGGGACCACCGTCCTCGGGCAGGACGTCGGCGGGCAGGACCGCGCGGCCTTGGGACGGACCCTGGGGCAGCGGGCGCAGGAGCTGCAGGCGCAGCCGGTGGCGCTCGCGCTGAGCGGGGCGGGGGCCGCCACGACCGCCGAGGTCGTCCCCGACCGGGCGGGGCTGGCCGTCGACGTCGAGCGCACCGCCGACCGGCTGGCCGGACCGGCGTGGACGCCCGCCCAGCTGTGGCGGCACGTGGCCGGCGGGAGCGCCGTCGCGCCCGTCGTGGACGTCGACACCGACGCCGTGCGGGCCGCGCTGCAGCCCGTCGCCGACTCCGTGGCCGTCGCCCCCGTCGAAGGGGCCGTGACGTTCGACGTCCGCGCCGACGGCACCGTCGAACCCGCCGTCACCGACCCCGTGGTGGGCCGGGCGCTGGACCTCGACGCCGCCGCCGGGAAGGTCGCCGACGGGTGGCTGGCGGGCGGGGCCGTCCCGCTGACCGTCACCGCGGTGCAGCCCGCGGTCGACGCCGCCGGGATCCGGGCCGCGGTCGACGCGATCGCCCGGCCCGCCGTCGCGGGGGACCTCGTCGTGGCCGGCGGGGGGCGCCAGGCCACGCTCGCCCCCGCCGCGTTCGCGCCCGCGCTGGCCGTGCGCCCGGTCGACGGCAAGGCCGCGCTCGTCGCCGACGGCGAGAGGTTGCAGGCCGCCGTCACCGCCGCCGACCCGCAGTTCGAGACCCCGCCGCAGGACGCGCGGATCGAGATCGTCGGCGACCGCCCGCAGGTGGTGCCCGCCGTCGCCGGCCGGGCCGCGCCCCCGGCCGACCTCGCGGCCGCCGTCACGGCGGCGCTCACGGGGACGAGCCCCACGCGGCGGGCCGAGGTGGCCCTCACCCAGTCGCAGCCCGCGCTCAGCACCGAGGAGCTGCAGTCGCTCGGCATCGTCGAGCGGATCTCGACCTTCTCCACCAAGCTCACCGCCGACGCCAAGCGCACCGAGAACATCCGGATCGCCGCCCGGTACGTGGACGGCACGATCCTGAAGCCGGGCGAGGAGTTCTCCCTCAACGACACCGTCGGCGAGCGCACCCCCGAGCGCGGGTTCAACAAGGCGCCCGTCATCTCCGGCGGCAAGCTCGTCGACGACTACGGCGGCGGGGTCTCGCAGCTGTCCACGACCCTGTTCAACAACGTGTTCTTCGCCGGCCTCGACGAGATCGAGCACAAGCCGCACTCGCTGTACATCTCGCGCTACCCCGAGGGCCGCGAGGCGACCCTGGACTGGCGCAGCATCGACAACCGGTTCAAGAACGACTCCGGGCACGGCGTCTACATCCAGGCCGGTGTCGTCGGCAACCAGGTCGTCGTGTCCATGTACGGGACGAAGTTCATGGACGTCGAGTCGATCACCTCACCGCGGCGCAACGTGAAGACCGGCCGGACCGTCTACGACACCTCGGCCCGCTGCACGCCGAACTCCACGCCGCACACGGGGTTCACCGTCGACGTCACCCGCGTCATGACGCCCGTGGCGGGCGGTCCGGAGCAGCGCGAGACGTGGACGACCGTCTACAACTCCGACAACCGGGTCGTCTGCGGGCCGGACCCGTCGGCGCCGAAGCCCAGCGCCACCGCGAGCGCCGCGCCCAGCGCTCCCGCCGGGACACCGGCGCAGTAG
- a CDS encoding YhgE/Pip family protein codes for MIPRFSLPGLELARFRRATITRLALVAVVVVPLIYGGLYLWSNSDPVSRLSNLQAAVVNSDTAATVTGVDGSPRTVQAGQDLVTELTGPDAAAGFSWHATSEARAAKGLADGEYAAVLRIPKGFSAALASTGGDAPQQAKLSVTTDDAENYILGQVTNTIATTIRTKVAAGATTDYLENVYVAFSKVHDSLGQAADGAGQLKDGATRAGEGADSLVVGLGDLGTGAQRLATGTGQLRTGAADLASGTARLATGADSAAAGAGQLSTGLGRLRTATKDLPSQTAQLSDGAAQVAHGAGQVSAGAAAVSAAADRLLPAVSAAQDLGPLVDQLLTQTRALAAANPGDANLAQAVTTLQEAQQALADGSAAGVATQVRQQVGALATGAQQLSDGASAVSGGAKQLADAAPALQQGIASAADGAATLATGTRTLATGAHSAADGAAALSAGAARVDDGATSLATGTTRAQTGASQLADGTKQLADGAGTLQTQLADGSQQVPDYGEEGTARAGVVASPVAADRVKENAVPRYSDGLAPLFVPVALWVGGMVTYMVLRAVSQRALASTASSYRAAVAGWVPGALLGVAQAVVLWLVLFLAVGIASPNPVATVLFAALVAVVFTAIHQCLNALLGGVGRLVALVLLVLQLTSAGGTYPVGTSPDFFGGLHPFLPMSYAVDGLRHLVTGAPAGPVWTDVAVLLGFGVLALGVTVLACHRRRTWTVAELHPSLSL; via the coding sequence GTGATCCCCCGTTTCTCCCTGCCCGGTCTCGAGCTCGCCCGGTTCCGGCGGGCCACGATCACCCGGCTCGCCCTCGTCGCGGTCGTCGTCGTCCCGCTCATCTACGGGGGCCTGTACCTGTGGTCGAACTCCGACCCGGTCAGCCGGTTGTCGAACCTGCAGGCCGCCGTCGTGAACTCCGACACGGCCGCGACCGTCACGGGCGTCGACGGTTCGCCGCGCACCGTGCAGGCCGGGCAGGACCTCGTCACCGAGCTCACCGGCCCGGACGCCGCCGCGGGGTTCAGCTGGCACGCCACGTCGGAGGCCCGGGCCGCGAAGGGCCTGGCGGACGGCGAGTACGCCGCGGTGCTGCGCATCCCGAAGGGTTTCTCGGCGGCCCTGGCCTCCACGGGCGGTGACGCCCCGCAGCAGGCGAAGCTCAGCGTCACCACGGACGACGCCGAGAACTACATCCTCGGCCAGGTCACGAACACCATCGCCACGACGATCCGCACGAAGGTCGCCGCGGGGGCCACGACGGACTACCTCGAGAACGTCTACGTCGCGTTCTCCAAGGTCCACGACTCCCTGGGGCAGGCCGCCGACGGGGCGGGCCAGCTCAAGGACGGCGCCACCCGGGCCGGCGAGGGCGCCGACTCCCTCGTCGTGGGGCTCGGCGACCTGGGCACGGGGGCCCAGCGGCTGGCCACCGGCACCGGGCAGCTGCGCACGGGTGCGGCGGACCTGGCCTCGGGGACCGCCCGGCTGGCCACCGGCGCCGACAGCGCCGCGGCCGGCGCGGGGCAGCTGTCCACGGGCCTGGGCCGGCTGCGCACGGCGACGAAGGACCTGCCCTCGCAGACGGCGCAGCTGTCCGACGGGGCCGCGCAGGTCGCCCACGGCGCCGGTCAGGTCTCGGCCGGAGCGGCCGCCGTGTCCGCCGCCGCCGACCGGCTGCTGCCCGCGGTGAGCGCGGCGCAGGACCTCGGCCCCCTCGTCGACCAGCTGCTGACCCAGACCCGGGCCCTGGCGGCGGCGAACCCCGGCGACGCGAACCTCGCCCAGGCCGTCACGACCCTGCAGGAGGCGCAGCAGGCGCTCGCCGACGGTTCCGCCGCCGGCGTCGCCACCCAGGTCCGCCAGCAGGTCGGCGCCCTCGCGACGGGCGCGCAGCAGCTGTCCGACGGCGCGAGCGCGGTCTCCGGCGGGGCGAAGCAGCTCGCCGACGCCGCCCCCGCGCTGCAGCAGGGCATCGCCTCGGCCGCCGACGGGGCCGCGACCCTGGCGACGGGCACGAGGACCCTGGCCACCGGCGCGCACTCCGCCGCCGACGGCGCCGCGGCGCTGTCGGCGGGGGCCGCGCGCGTCGACGACGGCGCCACGTCCCTGGCCACGGGCACGACGCGGGCGCAGACCGGCGCCTCGCAGCTGGCCGACGGGACGAAGCAGCTCGCCGACGGGGCGGGCACCCTGCAGACCCAGCTCGCCGACGGTTCGCAGCAGGTCCCCGACTACGGCGAGGAGGGCACCGCCCGCGCCGGCGTCGTCGCGTCGCCGGTGGCCGCCGACCGCGTCAAGGAGAACGCGGTGCCCCGCTACAGCGACGGGCTCGCGCCACTGTTCGTGCCGGTCGCGCTGTGGGTGGGCGGGATGGTCACTTACATGGTGCTGCGGGCGGTCTCGCAGCGGGCGCTGGCCTCCACGGCCTCCTCGTACCGCGCGGCGGTCGCCGGGTGGGTCCCCGGGGCCCTGCTCGGCGTCGCGCAGGCCGTGGTGCTGTGGCTCGTCCTGTTCCTGGCCGTCGGGATCGCGTCGCCGAACCCCGTCGCGACGGTGCTGTTCGCGGCCCTGGTCGCGGTGGTGTTCACCGCGATCCACCAGTGCCTCAACGCGCTGCTCGGCGGGGTGGGCCGGCTGGTCGCGCTCGTCCTGCTGGTCCTGCAGCTGACCTCGGCGGGCGGGACGTACCCGGTGGGCACGTCCCCGGACTTCTTCGGCGGGCTGCACCCGTTCCTGCCGATGTCCTACGCCGTCGACGGCCTGCGGCACCTCGTCACCGGCGCGCCCGCGGGCCCGGTCTGGACCGACGTGGCGGTGCTGCTGGGCTTCGGGGTCCTCGCGCTGGGGGTGACGGTGCTCGCCTGCCACCGCCGCCGCACCTGGACGGTCGCCGAGCTGCACCCCAGCCTGTCGCTGTAG